CTGGCTGTGAATTGCGATTGACAATCGACAAATAGTGGTGAATTAATAAGTAAAAGTGTCCAATTGATCTGACCTAGCGCAAGGCGCAAGCCGCAAAATTCACGCATGGCTCTCACACGGTTCACCCTCAGGCAGTTCGAAGCCTTCTCCAGCGTTGCTGAAATGCGCAGCTTTGCGGCTGCAAGCGAGCAGATGGGCCTGTCTTCATCTGCGGTCAGTCAACTCGTTGCGGAGCTGGAGTCCACCATTGGTTTTCGTGTGTTTGATCGCAGCACGAGGCGCGTAGAGCTGTCCAGTGCTGGCAGAGACTTTCTGGGCTCGGTCAAATCAGTGCTGAGACACGTTCACATGGCCGAATCTGCAGCCTCTGACGTCAGAAACAGGGCCTCCGGGGTCGTGCGCGTTGGCGCGCCCCTGGTGCTTGCGGGGGCCATTCTTCCTGCCGCCATCAAAGCCTTCTGCGAAGCCCGTCCGAAGGTCGTCATTCGCATCAGGGATACCCCGGTCGATGACCTCTTGGATCGCGTCGCCAGCGGCGACCTGGACTTGGCTGTGGGGCCAGATCGCAGCGGCATCGAACACGTTGAGGCCATCCCCGTCTTTGACAGTCCCTGGGTACTGTGGTGCTCGCCTGCGCACCCTTTGGCGCAGCGCAAGTCCCTGAAATGGGCGGATCTGCGCAACGCCCACATCGTTTCCGCCGGACGCGACCATGAGCGAAGCGTTGCGCAAATGCGCCTCAACGCCCCGGAGGGTTCGCGGGTGTTTCCGGTGGATGTGGTGGACAACGTTTCCACCGCCCTGGGTATTGCGGCCCAAGGGCTGGCGGCGACGTTGGCGCCCGCCTATATCTCCGTCATGGCCATGCCGTTGGGCCTGGTCATGCGGCGAGTCAAAGAGCCAGAAGCGATCCGGCAGGTCTGCATTTACCGGTCCACGGTGCGCGCATCGCCTCCGGCGGCAGAGGCGTTTGCCGAGTTTCTCAAAGAATGGCTTCAGCAGTGGCAAGCTGTTCAAGCTCGGCAGACACGGGCTCCACGGGCAACTGCGCGATAACCTGTCCCGTCCCTGAAGCCACAAAATACGGCGTGACCAGGTTGGCGTGCGCCTTGTAGTTCGCCCAGCCCAGGGAGCCCAGCAGCATCGCCGTGTCGTGCATCCATCCCTCGCCAGTGCACGCCTTGGCATAGCTCGGGAGCATTGCTGAGAACTCGGCCCAGCGGCCGGCCTGCCACAATTCCAGGGTGCGCAGATCGCATTGCCGATTGAATTCGTCGCTGATCTCGTATGGTCGGTCCAGAACGTCCTGATTGTCGTGAATCCTGTGGGAGAGCGAGCCGCTGGCGATCAGGGCAACGCGGTTTTCCGATGCTTCAATGGCTTGGCGAAACGCGGCGCCCACCCGGCGGCTTTCGTCGATCGTCGCGAATGCGCACCAGCCAGACACCGAAATGATGCGGATGCTCTTGTCGAGCTGCATGAAGTGCAGCGGCACAAGCGTTCCGTACTCCAGCCCGAGGTGTGACTTTTGATGCGCAATCGTCTTGACGCCCGCCGCACTGGCGCAGTGGGCCATGGCAAATGCCAACCCAGGGTTGCCCGGGTACGAGTAGGGAAGCTCGCTCAACTGCGTCGGGAACTCACTGCTTGTGAAAACCCCGTCAAATTGCGCCGCTCCGTTGACATGGTAAGCAGCATTGCTCAGCCAGTGCGTGTCCAAGATAACGACGGTGTCTGCCTCAGCTTCGGTGATTTGGCGGCCCACCTCCAATAATCCATCTGTGGCATCACGGCGGCAGCCGTGCAGCGGCCCTGGCTGCTCCGACATGATGAGTCGGGGAATGTGCGTGACTTTGGCGGCGTAAACAAGTTGGCCCATAGACGATCTCCTTTGGTTTGAACTCCACCTCAGTTTGTTTGAGGCAGACCTACAACCGCAAGCAATCAATACTTGCCCACTCATCAGAATTCCTCAGCAAATGAATTCCTGGTGATTGCACTTTGTCAACACGCTTTGCGTTTGGGAGTGACAGTCAACGGCATGTCCAAAGCCGAATTGAATTTCCACCGGGCGCTATAAAAAACCAACGACTTAGCTGAGTTCGCTACGCTCAAAGGCGTATCGTGGTTTAACCATCATCGCCTGCTCGCCCCAAAGGGTACATCCCGCCTGCTGGGGCTGAGGCAACCAAATACCGGCAACTCGCCAGTCAGAACATTGAGATGGTGATCTGACTTAGACCAAACAGCCTCGGCGACGCCGGGGCGATTCATTCCGAAGGAACGCTAACGAGTTGATAAGAATTTGTCGATTGGATTTTTGATCACCACGAATCAGACTTCGACCACTTTGCTCGCTTGACCCTAGGGATCATCTGCACGAATCGAGCGGAAAGTGGGCGCTGCGGATCGGGATGGGCTGCAAGGCGCAAAACGCAGCAATAGCCGTAGCTATTGCGAGTATTTGCAACGCCGCAGACCGCCCGAGACCGCAGATGCACACGACGCGGTGATTTGTGCAGAGGGTCCCTGGACGTCCATGTCGATGTCCGGAGCGCGCAAAGGGCGAAGTAGAAAAAACTCTGGAGACATTCATCAATGCGGCGATTCAATCCCCTCTCGCTCGGCACTGCCAAGCTCTCTTTGGCTGCGTGCATTGGCACCAGCGCGCTCATCACTGCTTGTGGTGGATCTGACAATTCATTCACGGCTCCCTTTCTCGACGCTACGCTCACATTGCCTGCAGCTGCAGCACCGGTGGCAACTCAATCTCCCGCAGGCACGAGTGAATATCAGCGACATCTCGACGCTGCAACGGCCAATGCCGGAAAGGAATTCGCGGGAGAACAGCGTCGCCAATGGTGTTACTCCGTCGAGAACGCAGGTGCCCCGCCTGAGCTTCAGGACACAACGGTCGTTCCTATGACCAAGATGTTTGACAACCTCTATTACACGGGACGCCGCTGGGTGGGGCAGTACATCCTGAAGACACCCAATGGCTATTTCCTTTTGGATGCGCAGAACAGTACGGATGACGCCAAGACTCTGACGATCCCTGGTCTGGTATCTGCTGGCATCAATCCCGCCTCGCTCAAAGGAATCATGCCGACACACGGTCACGGAGACCATTACAACGGCGCAAAATTCATGCAGGACACCTATGGCGGCCCTGTGTACATTGGCTCGGAAGACGCTGCGGCACTTACCGCGGCCAACGCGCGCAACGCAGCAGTGTTTTCTGGGTCTATCGTCACCACCTCGCTGAGCACCGGGACTATGACACCCCAGACACTGGCAGTAGATGGCTTGAACTTAACGGTGCTGTCTACTCCCGGCCACACTCCCGGAACGTTCTCGGGCATATTGCCGGCGCAACTGAGCGGTAAGACCTACAAGCTCATCTTTTGGGGTGGCACCGGAACGCCAACCACGCTACCGCTCGCCAAGGCATATCTCGATGGCTCAGAGCGGCTTTATCAGTTGGCCGTCACCGAGAACGTGGATGGAACAATCCACACCCATCCGTTTGCAGACGGATCGCTGGCCAAGCTCGATGCCATCAACAAAGGCACAACGGGGGTAAAGAACCCATTCCTCGTCGGAAACGCCAGCACGCTTCGTTCTTTGTCGATTCTTCGTGAGTGCTCAGCAGCGAAGGTTAACGCGCTTGACGCCACAGTGATAAATCCTGTGTGGCTCACGACGACCACTGAAGTAGCTGCTAGCAAGCGCACCGGTTCGAACGGCACCAGCAACGTGGCAGGACTGATTCGCGTCTCGGACCCTTATGGGCCTGTCGCGAACGCAATGGTCAAGCTCAGCCTGTCGGTCGGAAGCGATAGCTGTACTGCAACCACAGATGCTGCAGGCGTCGCTTCCTGCGCTTTCCTGACAACTCAACCGACACAGGGCGGTATTGCTACTGCCCAGTTCGTCGGGACGCGGACCAGTACTCAGGTCCAGCTACAAAGCTCGGCATCTGTCGCTCTCAACCAATAAATCACGTTCGTTGATGACAGAAGATCGTCTAGTGCACGCTGCCTACTCCGAGGGGCAGGCTCTTAGGCAGGCCCTTCTGGGCGTGCTCTTCTTGTTACCTTGGGGTGCCATCTGCGCTGATACTCCGCATTCCGCAGAGAGACACCTTCACTCGGCACGCCAGCATGCCAAGGCGTCCGCACAACTTCAAAAGAAGATCCGGATCTGGTGCGCATCTGACTTGCAAGATTCGCGGTCAAATAGCGGCCTCATAGAAGCATTGCGACAAGCCGAGATCAAGTTCAAAGCGGCCCGGGACTCTGGTCAAATAAATCTTAAATCCCACTTGGTTGAACGCCAATGCCTGGCGTACAGGCTCACGAAGGTGAATCCTGAGTTCAAGACGCCAGTCTGGTACTTGAGTCATCTTCAGTTTGTTCACATGAAGCCTACGAGCGGGCATGCAATTGGCGCAAAGGCCGTTGCACAGGCGAGCAGCGCAGACGGACCAATCCTGAACAATCGAATCACTTTCTCCATAGGGCTCCATCACAGCTGCTTTGGCTACACGGATCCCAAGGGGCAAGTTGCCTGCACCCTTATGGACACCCACCCTCACGGACCAGGGGTTGTGCACGAGGAGGAGGCCGACAGCATCGTGGCTTCACTACAGGGGGTGCTGAGTGACGATCTGGTTCTGTGGCCAACAACCTTGACCCTAAAAATACCTCCGCACTCTGGACACTCGACAGGGTCAATCGCAAAACGCCCGTAGTTCAAACCCTGCTGCGCCATATCCACCGTCGCGACCAGAAAGAAGATGGGGCGGCGCACCGCGTGGATTCAGGTTTGGGTGGAGCGAGTCGCAATCCAGCGGCTCTCTTCAATCAGTTCGTGTAAGCCTGCCTGGATAATGTCCAAGGTTGGTTTGTCCACCAACTGACCTTCTTGGATACGCGTCGCCACACCAGCAATGGCGATATGTTGACGCACCAATGGCCGCGCTAACGTAGCTGCCAGTGCATCACGAATCTGGGCTTGTGCGCGCACGCCCCCAGCTGTGCCTGGGGATGCAGTCATGATGAGCGCAGGCTTGCCCTTGAGCGGCGATGCGAAGCCCGGGCGCGATGCCCAGTCAATGGCATTCTTGAGTACGCCCGGTATGCCGTAGTTGTATTCTGGCGAGCAGAAAACCAGGCCGTCGGCGCTCTCGATCGCCCGCTTGAGCTGAGCTACTGCAACGGGCGGTTGATCCCCATCCAGATCGGCGTTGTACAAGGGAATCTCGTCGAGTGGGAACAACTCCAAGGTCGCCTCAGGCGGCAGCAGAGGCTGCAGGCTGCGCAGTACGGCGGTGCAATGCGAGGCGCGGCGGATGCTGCCCGAGATGGCCAAAAGGCGCACGGGGGAGGGGGACGAAGCGGTGGTCACTGAGGTTTTCTCCATATTTCAATGGCCCAAGTTTATGCATAAAATTCAAAACATGTATAAAAATGACGCGCCTCAGCGCACCCCGCCCCTGGTGGATCAAGCCTTTGCACAACTGCGCAGGGATGTGTTGAGCGGCACCTACAGCCCTGGGTCCAAACTCAAGCTCGATGAGTTGCAAGCCGCCTACGGTTTTTCCAGCAGCCCCCTGCGGGAAGCCCTGAGCCGCTTAGCCCAGGAAGGGTTGATCCGCGCTGACGAGCGCCGGGGTTTTCGTGTCACCGCGATCTCTGCAGAAGATTTGATTGATATCACCCGCATGCGAGTCATGCTCGATGTGCAGGCGCTGCGCGAGTCCATCGAGCACGGGGATGACGCTTGGGAAGCACAGGTCGTAGCAGCCTTCCACCGATTGGAAAAGGCGGAAGGCCGACTCAGCGACGGGCCGGTTGTTTTGGATCAGGGATGGACCGACGTACACACGGCCTTTCACATGGCCCTGATATCGGCGGGTCCCTCGGAGCGCCTGCGCACCTGGAGTGCCAGCCTCTTTGACCAGGCTGAGCGCTACCGGCGTTTTTCTGCACGCTATCGGAAAACCTTCAAGAACAAATCCAGTGAGCACCGCAAGCTCATGGATGCCACTTTGCGACGTGACGCGGACACCGCTTGCGCGCTGCTGCGAGAGCATATCTTGGGCACAGAGCGCAATGTGCTGGCAGTGCTGAGCAAGATGGAACCTGATCGCGGCGGCTAAGCGCAACTCAAAAAATTCTAAGAGGCCCCGCGCCATTGCGCACCAGGCCTGTGTTTGGGCGCGCCAATAGAGACCGTCTTTCCTCGCACGATCCTCTCATTCGTCAACGCACTCCGCTCCCGCAAAAAAAGCCCGCAGGCCTAACGCCAGCGGGCTTTTTTGCTTCTGGATGCACCTGTTCCTGACGTTGGCTGCGCAGGCTTCTGCGGCCTGTTTTACACAAGTTCCCGGAAATTGCTCGGTAAAAACCACTATGCATTAAACATGTTTTATGCATAAAAATAACTTCATGCATTTACCTGAGAGATGCAGGATTTGTTGAATCGATCCTCTCAGCACCTCTTTTCCATCCCTCTCTAAGGAAACCCATGAAACTGATGTCCTACTCAATCGGCGGCCGCGAAACCTGGGGAGTCGTCCTCGGCGATGGCGTGGCCGAACTGGCAGGCCGCACTGGTCACGCCACCTTGGCCGACTTCATTGCCAGCCCGGACTTCCAGAGCCGTGATGCGCTGGTAGAGGGGCTCAAGGCTGACGTGAAGCTGGCTGAAGTGACCTTCTTGCCTGTGATTCCCCGCCCAGAAAAAATCGTCTGCGCGGTACGCAACTACATGGACCACCACCAGGAAGTGCTCGCCGCAGGCATGCAGCGCGAGTTGTCCGAGCAGCCACCGATCTTCTTGCGCGTGTGGCGTTCGCAGACGCCCCACCAGGGCCCCATCGTCCGCCCGCATGTTTCGGATTCGCTGGACTGGGAAGGCGAGCTGGCCGTGGTGATCGGCAAGGAAGGTCGCGACATCTGCGAAGCAGACGCCTGGTCTCACATTGCCGGCTACAGCTGCTACAACGACGCCAGCGTGCGCGAGTGGCAGTTTCACGCCAAGCAGATCGCGTCTGGGAAGAACTTTGAATCCACCGGTGCCTTCGGCCCCTGGATGGTGACGGCCGACGAGATCGCGCCAGGCCGGGAACTCAAGCTGGAGACACGCCTGAACGGTGCCGTGGTGCAGTCCAGCCACACCGGACACATGATCTTCTCCATCCCCCGACTGATTGCCTACGCCTCCACCATCTTCACGCTGGTACCCGGTGACGTGATCATCACCGGCACTCCAGCTGGCGTGGGCTGGAGCAAGAAGCCGCAGCATTTCATGAAGCCAGGTGACGTGGTGGAAGTGGAAATCGAAGCCATTGGCGTACTGCGCAACCCAGTGGTTGCGCAGGGCTGATACCCGCCGTCCGCCGACCCTTTTCGATCTTCCACACAACCCCTGCAAGGGCAGAGTCAGGCCCCATGCGGCCGCCGCCCAAGGAGACAAAAGCGATGCATAGAAGACATGTCCTGGCCGCCTGTGGCACGGCCGTCCTTGGATGGCCGGCTTTGCCGGCCTGGGCCCAGGTGTACCCCGAGCGAGCCATCAAGCTCTACCAAGGGTTTGCCCCCGGGGGCAACGCTGACGCCATCGCGCGCGCCGTTGGAACGGAAATGGCCAAAGCCTTGGGCCAGCCAGTCGTGGTGGAAGCGCAGTCGGGCGCCGGCGGAACCATCGCGGCCACCACGGTGGCACGCGCCAAACCTGACGGGTCCACGCTGCTATTGGCCACCGGTGGTCATGCCGTGGCGGGCGCCCTGTACAACACGCTGCCCTACAAATCGGTGGCTGACTTCGAGATGGTGTCCACCATCACCTTCTTCCCCTTCTTGGTTGTGGTCAACGCAAGCTCAAAAATTCAGAATTTGCGCGAGGTGATCGCCAATGCACAGGCAGCGCCTGGAACTGTGGGGTACGGCACTGCAGGTGTGGGCTCAACCCACCATCTAGCGGGCGAGCTGCTGGCCAAGATGGCACGCGTCAGCCTGCTGCACGTGCCCTATCGGGGCGACGCCGCATCGATCACCGCCCTACTGGCCGGCGATGTGCCTTTCATCATCGCGCCCCCCACAGCGGTGTTGACCAACATCCAGGCGGGCAAACTGCGGGCCATCGCCACCACGGGGCTACAGCGGTGGTCTGGCCTGCCCAACGTTCCTACCGTGGCGGAACAAGGCGTGGCAGGGTACGACGTGCGGTCGTGGGCGGGTTTGATGGCCCCGGCCGGCACGCCCCGCGCGGTCGTGGATCGCCTTCATGCCGAGGTTCTCCGCGCACTGCAAGCGCCTGCCGTGCGCCAGCGCCTGGAAGACATGGGGGGCGAGGCACGAGGCAGCACCCCCGAAGAAATGAAAACCATGGTGAGCCACGAAATCGAAAAATGGCAGCAGGTGGTGGCCGACGCCAAGATACCCAAACAATGATTGCCACCCATTTCATCGAAGGACTTATTGCATGACTTTGATCGCTATCCGCAAGCGCAGCTTGACCATTGAAACGGTGTACCACGAGGGCGGGCCACCGCCGGAGACACCATTGCGTGTCGCCTCTGCCTGTGCCGTGATTCGCAATCCCTATGCGGGCCGGTATGAGCCGGACCTCCTGCCTTTCATGGCCGAGCTGCGCAGCCTGGGCACGACGCTTGCCGAAGA
This Acidovorax sp. 106 DNA region includes the following protein-coding sequences:
- a CDS encoding LysR family transcriptional regulator — protein: MALTRFTLRQFEAFSSVAEMRSFAAASEQMGLSSSAVSQLVAELESTIGFRVFDRSTRRVELSSAGRDFLGSVKSVLRHVHMAESAASDVRNRASGVVRVGAPLVLAGAILPAAIKAFCEARPKVVIRIRDTPVDDLLDRVASGDLDLAVGPDRSGIEHVEAIPVFDSPWVLWCSPAHPLAQRKSLKWADLRNAHIVSAGRDHERSVAQMRLNAPEGSRVFPVDVVDNVSTALGIAAQGLAATLAPAYISVMAMPLGLVMRRVKEPEAIRQVCIYRSTVRASPPAAEAFAEFLKEWLQQWQAVQARQTRAPRATAR
- a CDS encoding tripartite tricarboxylate transporter substrate binding protein; amino-acid sequence: MHRRHVLAACGTAVLGWPALPAWAQVYPERAIKLYQGFAPGGNADAIARAVGTEMAKALGQPVVVEAQSGAGGTIAATTVARAKPDGSTLLLATGGHAVAGALYNTLPYKSVADFEMVSTITFFPFLVVVNASSKIQNLREVIANAQAAPGTVGYGTAGVGSTHHLAGELLAKMARVSLLHVPYRGDAASITALLAGDVPFIIAPPTAVLTNIQAGKLRAIATTGLQRWSGLPNVPTVAEQGVAGYDVRSWAGLMAPAGTPRAVVDRLHAEVLRALQAPAVRQRLEDMGGEARGSTPEEMKTMVSHEIEKWQQVVADAKIPKQ
- a CDS encoding GntR family transcriptional regulator, producing the protein MHKIQNMYKNDAPQRTPPLVDQAFAQLRRDVLSGTYSPGSKLKLDELQAAYGFSSSPLREALSRLAQEGLIRADERRGFRVTAISAEDLIDITRMRVMLDVQALRESIEHGDDAWEAQVVAAFHRLEKAEGRLSDGPVVLDQGWTDVHTAFHMALISAGPSERLRTWSASLFDQAERYRRFSARYRKTFKNKSSEHRKLMDATLRRDADTACALLREHILGTERNVLAVLSKMEPDRGG
- a CDS encoding MBL fold metallo-hydrolase; protein product: MRRFNPLSLGTAKLSLAACIGTSALITACGGSDNSFTAPFLDATLTLPAAAAPVATQSPAGTSEYQRHLDAATANAGKEFAGEQRRQWCYSVENAGAPPELQDTTVVPMTKMFDNLYYTGRRWVGQYILKTPNGYFLLDAQNSTDDAKTLTIPGLVSAGINPASLKGIMPTHGHGDHYNGAKFMQDTYGGPVYIGSEDAAALTAANARNAAVFSGSIVTTSLSTGTMTPQTLAVDGLNLTVLSTPGHTPGTFSGILPAQLSGKTYKLIFWGGTGTPTTLPLAKAYLDGSERLYQLAVTENVDGTIHTHPFADGSLAKLDAINKGTTGVKNPFLVGNASTLRSLSILRECSAAKVNALDATVINPVWLTTTTEVAASKRTGSNGTSNVAGLIRVSDPYGPVANAMVKLSLSVGSDSCTATTDAAGVASCAFLTTQPTQGGIATAQFVGTRTSTQVQLQSSASVALNQ
- a CDS encoding fumarylacetoacetate hydrolase family protein produces the protein MKLMSYSIGGRETWGVVLGDGVAELAGRTGHATLADFIASPDFQSRDALVEGLKADVKLAEVTFLPVIPRPEKIVCAVRNYMDHHQEVLAAGMQRELSEQPPIFLRVWRSQTPHQGPIVRPHVSDSLDWEGELAVVIGKEGRDICEADAWSHIAGYSCYNDASVREWQFHAKQIASGKNFESTGAFGPWMVTADEIAPGRELKLETRLNGAVVQSSHTGHMIFSIPRLIAYASTIFTLVPGDVIITGTPAGVGWSKKPQHFMKPGDVVEVEIEAIGVLRNPVVAQG
- a CDS encoding NADPH-dependent FMN reductase; the protein is MEKTSVTTASSPSPVRLLAISGSIRRASHCTAVLRSLQPLLPPEATLELFPLDEIPLYNADLDGDQPPVAVAQLKRAIESADGLVFCSPEYNYGIPGVLKNAIDWASRPGFASPLKGKPALIMTASPGTAGGVRAQAQIRDALAATLARPLVRQHIAIAGVATRIQEGQLVDKPTLDIIQAGLHELIEESRWIATRSTQT
- the hpaD gene encoding 3,4-dihydroxyphenylacetate 2,3-dioxygenase, which translates into the protein MGQLVYAAKVTHIPRLIMSEQPGPLHGCRRDATDGLLEVGRQITEAEADTVVILDTHWLSNAAYHVNGAAQFDGVFTSSEFPTQLSELPYSYPGNPGLAFAMAHCASAAGVKTIAHQKSHLGLEYGTLVPLHFMQLDKSIRIISVSGWCAFATIDESRRVGAAFRQAIEASENRVALIASGSLSHRIHDNQDVLDRPYEISDEFNRQCDLRTLELWQAGRWAEFSAMLPSYAKACTGEGWMHDTAMLLGSLGWANYKAHANLVTPYFVASGTGQVIAQLPVEPVSAELEQLATAEAIL